The bacterium genome includes the window CTCGCGGACGATCGTGGAGTGGGCGGAGCGGTAGAGGTTGACGCCCATCTCCTCCGCGGTCGCGGCGAAGGCGTGGCCGATGACCGAGAGGGTGACCGGATCCATGTCAGGTGACCTCCAGGATGAGATTGCCGATCGGATCGACGCGGGCGGTCCATCCCTCGGGTACGAACGTCGTCGCCGTGGGTTCCTCGACCACACAGGCGCCGGCAATCGCGGCGCCGGGCTCGAGCTCGTGCCGGGCGTGGTAGCCGCGTGCGCGCGCGGCGTGGACGCGATCGCGTGCCGGCGCGGGCCGGATCTTGCGTAGTGGAGACGGCGCGACGGCGATGAGCCTGTAGCCGACCACCTCGACCACCTCGTCGGGCACGGCGTGCCCATATCGCGTCCGATGCCCCTCGTGAAACGACTGCGTGATCGCCGCTACAGTGAGCCCATCGCACGCGACGGGAATCTCGTAGGCCTGGCCGGCGTACCGCATGTCCATCTCCCGGCGGCAGCGCACGTCGCTCCACGGCCGCGCGTACTCCGCGAACTCCCGTTGTGCGCGCGCCTCCAATTCGGCGAAGACATCGGCCACGCCGGCATCGGTCAGGCTAGCGGCAGGACTGACGCGGGTCATCGAAAAATCCTGCCGCGTATCTGCGATGAGCAGCCCGTAGGCGGAGACGAGCCCGGGGTTCGTGGGAACGAGGACACGAGAGATGCCGAGGTCCGCCGCCACGGCCGCGGCGTGGAGGGGACCGGACCCTCCATACGCCACGATGGTATAATCCCGCGGGTCGTACCCGCGTTCGATCGTCACGAGACGGACCGCCTGGGCCATGGTGACGTTCACGAGCCTGAGCACGCCCTCGAGGGTCTCCGCGCTCGACAGCGCCACTCGGTCCGCCAGTGCGGCGAGCGTAGCTTCGGCACGCTTCGCGTCGAGCTGCATGCGGCCTCCGAAGAACGCCTGGGGGCGGATGCGTCCGGCCAGCACGTTCGCGTCGGTCACCGTGAATGCCGTGCCGCCCCTGCCGTAGGCCGCCGGCCCGGGATCGGCGCCGGCGCTCTGCGGCCCGACTTTGAGCATGCCGCCCCGGTCGACATCGGCAATGCTGCCGCCGCCGGCACCAACCGTGGCGATGTCAATCATGGGCACGGTCAGCGGCAACCCGCCGATCCTGTACTCGCGGGTGATGCCGGGCCGGCCGTTCGTGACGAGGCACACGTCGGTGCTGGTGCCCCCCATGTCGAACGTGATGACGTTGGCAAATCCGGCCTCGAGGGCGACGGTCGTCGCGCCGATCACTCCGGCCGCCGGACCGGACAAGATCATTTTGGCGGCATGCCGGCGGACCGCGTGGGCTGGCACGGTCCCGCCGTTCGCCTGCACGATCGTCAACGGCCCTCCGAAGTTCCGGGCGCGCAACCCGTCCTCGAGGCCCGCCAGGTAGCGTTGCACGACGGGTTTGGCGTACGCGCTGATCACGCACGTGCTCGTTCGCTCGTACTCCCGAAATTCGGGGAGGACCTCCGAGGCCCGCGTCACGGCGATCCCGGGGAGGGCCATTGTCAACGCGTTCTCGACCGCGAGTTCATGCGCCGGGTTCGCGTATCCGTGAAGCAGGCAGATGGCGACAGACTCCACGCCATCGTCGCGCACCAAC containing:
- a CDS encoding hydantoinase/oxoprolinase family protein → MRLGVEVGGTFTDWVLARGDRIDATGKVLSTPAQPERAVIAAVSECGIDAREIETIVHGSTVVTNAVLEHKGARTCLLTTKGFRDVLMIQRQAKTRLFDLFYRQPQPLVSRDHILEVDERMGPDGQVRRPLTDFAFIEEVRRLVRDDGVESVAICLLHGYANPAHELAVENALTMALPGIAVTRASEVLPEFREYERTSTCVISAYAKPVVQRYLAGLEDGLRARNFGGPLTIVQANGGTVPAHAVRRHAAKMILSGPAAGVIGATTVALEAGFANVITFDMGGTSTDVCLVTNGRPGITREYRIGGLPLTVPMIDIATVGAGGGSIADVDRGGMLKVGPQSAGADPGPAAYGRGGTAFTVTDANVLAGRIRPQAFFGGRMQLDAKRAEATLAALADRVALSSAETLEGVLRLVNVTMAQAVRLVTIERGYDPRDYTIVAYGGSGPLHAAAVAADLGISRVLVPTNPGLVSAYGLLIADTRQDFSMTRVSPAASLTDAGVADVFAELEARAQREFAEYARPWSDVRCRREMDMRYAGQAYEIPVACDGLTVAAITQSFHEGHRTRYGHAVPDEVVEVVGYRLIAVAPSPLRKIRPAPARDRVHAARARGYHARHELEPGAAIAGACVVEEPTATTFVPEGWTARVDPIGNLILEVT